A window of Brachybacterium fresconis contains these coding sequences:
- the dgoD gene encoding galactonate dehydratase encodes MKITAVTTYQVPPRWAFVKVETDEGIVGWGEPVVEGRAATVCAAVEELSDHLIGQDPANIEDLWTVMYRGGFYRGGPILMSAIAGIDQALWDIKGKAHDLPVHQLLGGRVRDRIGVYSWIGGDRPEETARQAQDAVARGFSAVKMNGTEEMQFIDSWDKVTKAVQNVATIRETVGDDIGIAVDFHGRVHAPMAKVLIRELEPFHLMFLEEPVLSENIDALLETMRTTPTPIALGERLFTRWDFKHVLATGAVDIIQPDPCHSGGITETRKIAAMAEAYDVALALHCPLGPIALATCLQIDAGAYNAFIQEQSLGIHYNEDNDLLDYVVDRSVFDYVDGMVAIPTGAGLGIEIDEEYVTERAAVGHRWRNPIWRHADGSFAEW; translated from the coding sequence ATGAAGATCACCGCCGTCACCACCTACCAGGTCCCGCCCCGCTGGGCCTTCGTGAAGGTCGAGACCGACGAGGGCATCGTCGGCTGGGGCGAGCCCGTCGTCGAGGGTCGCGCCGCGACCGTGTGCGCCGCCGTCGAAGAACTCTCGGACCATCTGATCGGCCAGGATCCCGCGAACATCGAGGACCTGTGGACCGTCATGTACCGCGGCGGCTTCTACCGCGGCGGCCCCATCCTGATGAGCGCGATCGCCGGGATCGACCAGGCCCTGTGGGACATCAAGGGCAAGGCGCACGACCTGCCCGTCCACCAGCTGCTGGGCGGTCGGGTCCGCGATCGGATCGGCGTCTACTCCTGGATCGGCGGCGACCGACCGGAGGAGACCGCGCGCCAGGCACAGGACGCCGTGGCCCGAGGATTCTCCGCGGTCAAGATGAACGGCACCGAGGAGATGCAGTTCATCGACTCCTGGGACAAGGTCACCAAGGCCGTCCAGAACGTCGCCACCATCCGCGAGACCGTCGGCGACGACATCGGCATCGCGGTGGACTTCCACGGCCGAGTGCACGCCCCCATGGCCAAGGTGCTGATCCGCGAGCTCGAACCCTTCCACCTGATGTTCCTCGAGGAGCCCGTGCTCAGCGAGAACATCGATGCGCTGCTCGAGACGATGCGGACCACCCCGACGCCGATCGCCCTCGGGGAGCGGCTGTTCACCCGCTGGGACTTCAAGCACGTGCTGGCCACCGGCGCCGTCGACATCATCCAGCCCGACCCGTGCCACAGCGGCGGGATCACCGAGACCCGCAAGATCGCCGCCATGGCCGAGGCCTATGATGTGGCACTCGCCCTGCACTGCCCCCTCGGCCCGATCGCCCTGGCCACCTGCCTCCAGATCGATGCCGGCGCCTACAACGCCTTCATCCAGGAGCAGAGCCTGGGCATCCACTACAACGAGGACAACGACCTGCTCGACTACGTCGTGGACCGATCCGTCTTCGACTACGTCGACGGGATGGTGGCGATCCCGACCGGAGCCGGTCTCGGGATCGAGATCGACGAGGAATACGTCACGGAGCGTGCTGCCGTCGGCCATCGCTGGCGCAACCCGATCTGGCGCCACGCCGACGGATCCTTCGCCGAATGGT